A window of Exiguobacterium sp. Helios genomic DNA:
CAGGCAATGCGTCATGCCTCTCTAGCACTGGGTGCTTCGAAATGGCAGACGACATTCAAAGTTGTCTTACCCGCATCCCTTCCAGGGGTCATCACAGGAATCATCCTTGCCGTTTCACGGGCAATTGGAGAAACAGCACCGCTCATCATGGTCGGAGCAGCTATCTTCATCGCACGGGCGCCGGAAGGTATTTTCTCAGAGTTTACGGCCTTACCGATTCAAATCTACAACTGGACAAGCCGTCCGCAAGCTGACTTCCAAGGTCTTGCTGCTGCCGGAATCATCGTCCTGATGGTCATCCTCTTAACGATGAACTCACTTGCGATTTGGATTCGAAACCGTTTTTCAAAACGATACTAATCAACTGGATATAACGAATTACGTTCTGAATCACTAAGGAGGAACACAGATGATGGATACGAAGCTGACGACGAAACCAGCCAAAGAAGGGGTAAAAACAATGAATCAACCAGTAGCTGCGCGACAAAGTGTATACCGTGTAAATGATTTGAACCTATGGTACGGTGATGATCATGCTTTAAAAGATGTCAATCTTGATATTAAACAAAATGAAGTAACGGCAATCATCGGACCGTCAGGATGCGGAAAGTCGACATTCATCAAGACCTTGAACCGAATGGTCGAACTCGTTCCGATCGTACGGACGAATGGTGTCATTGAATACCATGGTCGTAATATCTTCGATAAGGATTATGAAGTCGAAGAATTACGGACATCGGTTGGAATGGTCTTTCAGCAACCAAACCCATTCCCGAAATCGATTTATGATAATATCGCTTATGGACCACGTGTTCATGGGGTGAAGAACAAAAAAATCTTGGATGAAATCGTTGAACGAAGCCTACGCGGAGCAGCGATTTGGGACGAAGTCAAGGACCGTTTGAACGAGAACGCTTACGGACTGTCAGGCGGACAACAACAACGTCTCTGCATCGCCCGTTGCCTGGCAATCGAGCCGGACGTCATCCTGATGGATGAACCGACATCCGCTCTCGACCCAATCTCGACGCTAAAAGTTGAAGAATTGGTACAGGAATTAAAAAAAGATTACTCGATCATCATCGTGACGCATAACATGCAACAAGCAGCACGTGTCTCTGATAAAACAGCTTTCTTCTTGAACGGTGAAGTCGTTGAATTCGATCAGACGGATCGAATTTTCTCAAATCCGAGTGACAAACGGACAGAAGACTATATCTCAGGACGATTCGGATAACGAGGAGGAACTTTTCAATGGCAGCAAATCGGACGATTTTTGGAGAAAACCTGGCAGTACTCGATCAAAAAGTATTTTTGTTAGCCCGGAAGACAATGCAACAGATTGCAACAACAGCGGAAGCACTCGAAAAGTATGACCGTGAGATTGCTCTTAAAGTCATCGAAAATGATAATGAGCTCGATGCACTCGAACTTGAAATCAACGACGATGCGATTTTACTGATCGCGAAACAACAACCGGTCGCGACTGATTTACGACGGTTGGTGACGGCAATGAAGATTGCGACGGATTTAGAGCGGATTGCTGACTACGCGGGAAATATCTCGAAAGCCGTTTTACGTGT
This region includes:
- the pstB gene encoding phosphate ABC transporter ATP-binding protein PstB, which codes for MNQPVAARQSVYRVNDLNLWYGDDHALKDVNLDIKQNEVTAIIGPSGCGKSTFIKTLNRMVELVPIVRTNGVIEYHGRNIFDKDYEVEELRTSVGMVFQQPNPFPKSIYDNIAYGPRVHGVKNKKILDEIVERSLRGAAIWDEVKDRLNENAYGLSGGQQQRLCIARCLAIEPDVILMDEPTSALDPISTLKVEELVQELKKDYSIIIVTHNMQQAARVSDKTAFFLNGEVVEFDQTDRIFSNPSDKRTEDYISGRFG